GTATAATCACCGTCACTATCAGGTTTACTCTGACTTTCGCTGCTCTGAGTCTTCGATTCTTTTTCGACACTTCCATCATCGTTTTTCCCACTTGGGGATTGTGAATATTCCTCGTCAACTAAAACTGAAGAACCAATAATTGACCTTCCTAAAGAATCTACAGAGCTTGTCATTAGGCTATGTTTGCTCAAGTAATTGCCAACCAGATTTCTGTTTCCTACGGTGTATTACCGGgttcgatttcttgatcAACCTCGTGTGGTATCATATAGGTTCTCCAAGAGTAGTCTAGTGAATTGATGATTGAGTTTAAACTGATGAAGCAAGTGGGTGTGCGCTCAAGAATTGGCGGAATTGAACAAGCGGCAGGTTCCTAGTGTAAATACTAACACCGTTATCTTAGATGGTGTGGTCGCTTTCAGGATTTGCCCCATGTATCTAGATCTGAGACACCGGCCTGGCGGGAGAATCGGTATCAAAGTGGTAAGTAAACTTTGGTAAACCGATAAGACTTATGGACTTGCCTTAATTAATCGATAAATAGGAGCATGAATCATAATGCCGTTAATGGTGTTCGCCACAGACCATAGCCATATATACTTGCCTGAAAAGCACACACTAACTGGGAATAAGATCTCATCGTATGTCTACTGAAAACAAATTGCCAGACGTCAGCATTCATAGAGACTTGACAAATCCTAGCTGGAATGACAATACAATATTATATACGTGAATAgtaatataaatacaattTATGCGTCTACTACTAAAAAGCACTATACGTGGAGTTTCCTTTCTCTAGGTTGAAGATTATGCAAAGATCGTATGATAGGGAGTAGAATATGAGCTCGCTTTACTCGTGGTTGCTGATGTCCTGGTATCTGCGACATCtcaagcaccacacttctCTTGTAGCACCATCATTGCTATCCACACCACCAGTTAAGTTGGGGATCTCTCGGTCACCATGGGCTGCCATAGCTACACGTAAACAAGGAACATGATAGCCATGTCCACAATCAAGTCTGACAAGTCTATCGGAATTTTCAGagtcatcgtcttcttccatCCGACTGTCATCAGGTCTTGGGATGTTTCCAGAAACTGAACACATGGAGAGATTCGCAGATGCACACTGCAGGTGATTATGATTGCTAACCTGAGCATTTCGCGACGCTGATCTGGATGCTGTACTTGGCCGACCGCTGGACTCACGAGATTGTCTGCTAGATTCAGCATTACTGCTGGGTTCAGTAGGAGGCGATCTATATGGATGATGGCGTCGGACAAATCTAGGGCCCCAAGACGACAGTATTCCACCAGGACCCATCCAAACACCGCCTCcagtaccaccaccacGAGTGTTTCCTGGTTCCTGGCGTGTGGCTGATGCAGTTGTACGTTCATTTCCAATAGGAGCGATGCCATCGTCTCTGCTTTGTTGACTGGACTGACTCGGcgacgatgatgttgaGTTATTGTTGTTCCGACTGGAGCTGCCTCCTCGACCATGCAGATTCTGTAAAAGAATTGATAATGGACGCAAGAACTGGGATGATGTTCCCGATCGTGGTCTGGAAATAAGATTGGGACCAGGGTCTGAGGTAGTAGTTGCCGCAGTTCTTGATGAGCTACTTGAACTTGAACTTTCACTCAtttcagaagcagatgaGACCACGGAGCTGGCAGCACTTTGTGTAGTTTCTTGTTGAGAGGTTCCAGAACTGCTCGAACTACTACCAGACATGTCGATTGGATTTGCTGCAACACTGCTTAACCCTAGGGTGCTGTTTGCTCGGCCAGCGGTATCAGTCGAGTTTTGTGATAAAGGAGTATCAGCACCTGAATTGGTATGCGAACTTACAGGTGAGTTAACACGTGGAGCTCTCTGTGggttgatgctgaagatagAAGTCGAGTCAGACCGAGTTTGGCTGGGAATCGTATTATCGCCACTGGTAGAGCTACTTTGTgtgttattattgttgttaaTGCCGTTGTCGTTATCGTTGTCATTACCATTGCTGTTGGcgttgctgttgttattggtattggaattggaattggaattgttggTGCTATTGCTCATCAAATTTGGAATCACGTTAAAGATCAACTCAAACAGGGTAGCTGCGTTATTATCAGATTCTGGCTGTTGTCCAATACTGCGAAGATAGTCATCTTGACTCTCTATCGTGGTACGACATAGAGGACATGTATTAGACCCAGCCAGCCATTCCTTGATACAATGGCTACCAAAGAGGTGATTACAGGGCATTTCAAGCGCGTTATGGCGTGTATCAGTGGTGCTGTCACTATCAGATGTTGATTCAGGTTGAGCCGAACTTTCGGGAACAGACTCGGGAGGATCACCAACTGAATCGGCGCTCATCCCCGATGTATTATCATCTATGACATCTTCTGTTTTTAAATCACTCTTTTCAACcgagtcttcttcttcatccacatatttttcaaagcaGATTGGACATGATCTATCGGATTCCGGTAATGAAGATGCTTTAACAGATTTTAGCTTGGCAATAGCCCGTTTTGAAGCTCTAGGATTTCTGGACCCGccatcaccacctccaaATAGCGCAGTGCCTAATCTAATATCGATAGGAAAACTTCGGGTAGTATAAAATACACCGTCACTGGTAAAACTTGTACCAGGGGTTGGAGCCTGGCCAGGACCAAAAACTGCTGTTCCGCGTTGACGCCAAAATCTATCGGCATCAGCCAACGAAAACTGACGTGGTCCTGATTCAGGACGTGTAGGACGTGATGCTCCAGGATTGCCATCGTTGGCTCCAGAACTATCATTGGTTGAATTACCACCTCTATCACCAGTGCCTTGGCTtgtgctgttgttgtttgagTCGGCATTTGTATCTCTCCAACTGTAAATATTGGCACCGTCCAGTATATCTTGGAAATTGTTTGTAAACGCTACTTCGAAGTTTGTGGTTCGAGCTCCTGTATTTCTTCCTCTATCGAATCCACTACCCGTATAATCAACATTAGTACCGCTTCTCGTACTAGAAGTACGTCCAGTGGCTTCACTACGGGTAGGAGGATTACCTGTCTCCGCACCAGGGCCAGCGTCAGCACCTCCAGAAGCGGCAAACTGCTGACTAACACTTCTCCAATAAGCATTCGCATTggcattattattattattgttgttgttgttgttgctgttatTATCACCATTAACTCCAAATAGTAGTGCTAAATCCGACGTAGACAATGGGCCATCCATATCCGGCAGAGTTAATGAATAGTTGATATACAGGATATTTGCCTGGTAACTATCATCACCATTATTAGCGGAATGCTCGCTGCCAGCAGAAGGGCTGCTAGACCGATTGTTGCTATCCATGGTATTTGTAAATGTTGGTTACAATGGTGAGGATGCAGATGCAGCTTTAGTAATGGTTCAATAGCTCTTGTGAGTTGATTGGTATGATAAACTATTGATCCCGAAATATTTTGCCAATAAAAATTCAATTAATGTTCTGGGATGTGAAATATTCGCCACAGATTTTAATTTTGGCTATTCACAGAGGGTTTGTTGTCAATAATTGCGCAAATCTAGCGCTGGAAATAGGATATTCTGAGGCAATACCGCCTCTGTAACCGGTTTTACcttaataaaaaataggATGTGTTATGAACCAGAACTACCGATAAGATGTTCATTACAAACACgttgaaataaaaaacaaccagaagaaaaaaaagtagaagatttttaaaaaaaaatacagatACTTTTAATATATTCCAGAAGAATTTAAAGGGGTGATGTAAGTTTATGTGGGTTAGTAATGTAGTGAAATTATATAtgatataatatatatgtattGTTGTATATGTAGTATTACAGTGTGACCGATCAAGTAATAGAGAATATATCGCAATAGCGGCAGATTGTATTAATGGGAGCAATCTATCTACTAATGGAACCGTCTGGAAAATATGActtttttatatattcgGATTAAAtaggaaaaaataaaataaaaacaagaatacaataaatattaaaagAGAAATGATAAGGGAATAGATTGAGaattaaatatatcagaATGGCGGCTATCGCAAAACTCACCCGCTGGGGTCCCTTAATGCAGTCATGCAGTCTTAGACCAGTCATTTCTGAGCTGCCCAATCGTGAACATTTTAACTCCCGGGGTTCAAGCGGAGCCTCAGATCCAGTGGCGTCCATTTCACTATTTTACAATCGAGAAAGAGTCAGGATTCCTTGGATTCCTGGCCATGTGACCATGGCCACCGGAATCCGTTCCCGACCTGGCAATAGCGCGGCTCCCAGCAGGGGAACGAAGTGAGATGCAACCCTTTAGCTAGAGCACTTGACGTCATCTCCAAGCAAATGGTGATGTGTCGGCAAGTGAATAATACGATTAGAACCACACAatttaaaaataagaaTTGCAGAACCGTCGACTTTATGACCAGATATAAAATTATGACTTTAATAAGCGAATTTTGCAGGTGAGTCTTGTGGTTATATTTCTATATTCACATCCTGTTTGACTGATATGTAATATATTCATGTTACAGATTGTGTACGAGCTATTAATGACGTATAAGTAGATAATGTACTTTTAATTATTTCCATAATCTATGAATAATGCTCGATCTGAAACTCAACTCGGTAATTTGTCATATATCACAGCTCAATAGCTCCTCCTGGACAACTCATTAATAACCTATCCGTCTCATCAACCTTAGCGGTCAGGTGTCaaaaatctcctgcgaagcaggagccacggggtctggggcagcgccccagccgccggaggcacaccatCTCTCAGCCACCCGACAGCCTCGGTTGCCTATT
This is a stretch of genomic DNA from Sugiyamaella lignohabitans strain CBS 10342 chromosome C, complete sequence. It encodes these proteins:
- the SAN1 gene encoding ubiquitin-protein ligase SAN1 (Ubiquitin-protein ligase; involved in proteasome-dependent degradation of aberrant nuclear proteins; targets substrates with regions of exposed hydrophobicity containing 5 or more contiguous hydrophobic residues; contains intrinsically disordered regions that contribute to substrate recognition; prefers a window of exposed hydrophobicity that causes a particular level of protein insolubility, suggesting that San1p evolved to target highly aggregation-prone proteins; GO_component: GO:0005737 - cytoplasm [Evidence IMP] [PMID 20080635]; GO_component: GO:0005634 - nucleus [Evidence IDA] [PMID 15797381]; GO_function: GO:0046872 - metal ion binding [Evidence IEA]; GO_function: GO:0004842 - ubiquitin-protein transferase activity [Evidence IDA] [PMID 15078868]; GO_function: GO:0004842 - ubiquitin-protein transferase activity [Evidence IDA] [PMID 15797381]; GO_function: GO:0008270 - zinc ion binding [Evidence IEA]; GO_process: GO:0071630 - nucleus-associated proteasomal ubiquitin-dependent protein catabolic process [Evidence IMP] [PMID 20080635]; GO_process: GO:0042787 - protein ubiquitination involved in ubiquitin-dependent protein catabolic process [Evidence IDA] [PMID 15078868]; GO_process: GO:0042787 - protein ubiquitination involved in ubiquitin-dependent protein catabolic process [Evidence IDA,IMP] [PMID 15797381]; GO_process: GO:0051788 - response to misfolded protein [Evidence IMP] [PMID 15797381]) → MDSNNRSSSPSAGSEHSANNGDDSYQANILYINYSLTLPDMDGPLSTSDLALLFGVNGDNNSNNNNNNNNNNANANAYWRSVSQQFAASGGADAGPGAETGNPPTRSEATGRTSSTRSGTNVDYTGSGFDRGRNTGARTTNFEVAFTNNFQDILDGANIYSWRDTNADSNNNSTSQGTGDRGGNSTNDSSGANDGNPGASRPTRPESGPRQFSLADADRFWRQRGTAVFGPGQAPTPGTSFTSDGVFYTTRSFPIDIRLGTALFGGGDGGSRNPRASKRAIAKLKSVKASSLPESDRSCPICFEKYVDEEEDSVEKSDLKTEDVIDDNTSGMSADSVGDPPESVPESSAQPESTSDSDSTTDTRHNALEMPCNHLFGSHCIKEWLAGSNTCPLCRTTIESQDDYLRSIGQQPESDNNAATLFELIFNVIPNLMSNSTNNSNSNSNTNNNSNANSNGNDNDNDNGINNNNNTQSSSTSGDNTIPSQTRSDSTSIFSINPQRAPRVNSPVSSHTNSGADTPLSQNSTDTAGRANSTLGLSSVAANPIDMSGSSSSSSGTSQQETTQSAASSVVSSASEMSESSSSSSSSRTAATTTSDPGPNLISRPRSGTSSQFLRPLSILLQNLHGRGGSSSRNNNNSTSSSPSQSSQQSRDDGIAPIGNERTTASATRQEPGNTRGGGTGGGVWMGPGGILSSWGPRFVRRHHPYRSPPTEPSSNAESSRQSRESSGRPSTASRSASRNAQVSNHNHLQCASANLSMCSVSGNIPRPDDSRMEEDDDSENSDRLVRLDCGHGYHVPCLRVAMAAHGDREIPNLTGGVDSNDGATREVWCLRCRRYQDISNHE